One window from the genome of Hemitrygon akajei chromosome 4, sHemAka1.3, whole genome shotgun sequence encodes:
- the LOC140725980 gene encoding oxytocin-neurophysin 1-like codes for MFFQGGPEHDECLPCGPGNRGQCFGSNICCGEEIGCYIGTSETLRCQKEVYLPSPCEPSGRICGRNGGKCATAGICCTSAEECYGSPETSNDLNRLVGVQLISRLISH; via the exons TGTCTGCCATGTGGTCCTGGCAATAGGGGCCAATGCTTTGGAAGCAACATTTGCTGTGGTGAGGAGATTGGTTGCTACATTGGAACTTCTGAGACATTGCGGTGCCAGAAGGAAGTCTACCTGCCCTCACCCTGTGAACCCTCAGGCAGGATCTGTGGCAGGAATGGTGGAAAATGTGCCACAGCAGGAATTTGCTGCACTTCTG CTGAGGAATGCTATGGCAGCCCCGAGACCTCGAATGATCTGAATCGGCTAGTCGGTGTGCAATTGATCTCAAGGCTGATCTCCCATTGA